A window from Vanessa atalanta chromosome 16, ilVanAtal1.2, whole genome shotgun sequence encodes these proteins:
- the LOC125069703 gene encoding actin-related protein 2/3 complex subunit 2 → MILLEINNRIIEETLSVKYKNALARLKPESIDVTLADFDGVLFHISNVNGDKTKVRVSISLKFYKQLEEHGADELLKRVYGPLLSEPESGYNVSILLDMENIPDDWEAIVKKVGLLKRNCFASVFERYFRLQEDGDVGHKRAVINYRQDETLYVEAQEDRVTVVFSTVFRHEDDIVIGKVFMQELKEGRRASHTAPQVLFSHKEPPLELLDTDAKVGENISYVTFVLFPRHTCEAARDNTIDLLHMFRDYLHYHIKCSKVYVHSRMRAKAGELLKVLNRARPASSARPAERKTITGRTFVRRD, encoded by the exons atgatCTTGCTAGAGATCAATAATAGAATTATAGAAGAAACACTAtcagtcaaatataaaaatgcacTGGCGCG cttAAAGCCTGAGTCTATAGATGTAACACTAGCAGATTTTGATGGAGTGCTGTTTCATATATCCAATGTCAATGGGGATAAAACCAAAGTTAGG GTTAGTATATCACTGAAGTTCTATAAGCAGTTAGAAGAGCATGGAGCAGATGAACTGCTTAAAAGGGTCTATGGGCCTTTACTCAGTGAACCTGAATCAG GTTACAATGTATCAATCCTGCTTGATATGGAGAACATTCCGGATGATTGGGAGGCGATTGTGAAAAAAGTGGGCTTGCTAAAGAGAAACTGCTTTGCATCGGTTTTTGAACGCTACTTCCGGCTGCAGGAGGATGGCGATGTGGGCCACAAACGTGCCGTCATTAACTACCGACAAGATGAGACCCT atacgTAGAGGCACAAGAAGATCGCGTTACCGTGGTATTCTCTACAGTGTTTCGTCATGAGGATGATATAGTTATCGGCAAGGTGTTTATGCAAGAGCTTAAAGAGGGTCGGAGAGCGTCTCATACCGCACCACAg GTTCTATTTTCACACAAAGAGCCGCCGTTAGAACTGCTGGACACAGATGCGAAAGTAGGCGAAAATATAAGTTATGTCACATTCG TGCTGTTCCCACGACACACGTGCGAGGCGGCGCGCGACAACACCATCGACCTCCTACACATGTTCCGCGACTACCTCCATTATCACATCAAGTGTTCGAAG GTGTACGTGCACTCGCGCATGCGCGCCAAGGCGGGCGAGCTGCTCAAGGTGCTGAACCGCGCGCGCCCCGCCTCCAGCGCGCGCCCCGCCGAGCGCAAGACCATCAC GGGGAGAACGTTCGTGAGACGAGATTGA